A stretch of DNA from Methanoplanus endosymbiosus:
TAATATATGAGGTCCCTGAGTGACCCTGAGTAATGCAATTCCCTATTATCAGCGTTTCTCTGAGATAATTCCGGCTTTAATCTCTGAATATTCCTCATCAGTAATTATACCCTTCTCTCTAAGTCCGGCGGCCCTCTCCAGCAGGTCCATCATCTGTCCTGATTTCTCTAAATAATCCTCTGAATTATCGGGTTTATCTCCGTTATTCTTCTGCCTCTCTTCGATAAACCCGGTAGCCAGAATTGCGGACGGCAGGGCAAGGAGCAGTACACCTGCAAGGGTGATAAATGACCCAAGAACCTTTCCAAGCGGAGTAATTGGGTATATGTCGCCATAACCCACCGTTGTCACCGTCATCATTGCCCACCATATTGCTGCCGGAATGCTGGAGAATTTATCCGGCTGGGCGTGGTTCTCCACCAGGTACATAATTGTTGATGAGAATAAAATAACAAAGACCAGGAAGAATATCATGATGGTGAAGATTTCCCTTTTCTTAAAGACAACCCGCTTTAGCAGGTCAAGTGATGTGGAATTCCGGGCATAACGGCCCAGCTTAAAGATTGAGATCAGTCTGAATCCACGCAAAAGGGCAAAATCACTAAGAAAGAATACCGGAAAGATCAGCGGAACTATCGAGAGCAGATCAATTATCTGATAAAACCCGGTTGCATACCGGAGACGTTCAGAAAATCTCTTTGCAGTGGTCGGTGCACTGGTGCAGGACCATATCCTGAGAATATATTCGATGGCGAATACCAGCAGACAGAAGGTAATTATAAGGTTTAGTCCGAAAGAGAAGGATGCATCCACTGAAGGGATTGTGAATATAATTACGGCAACCGTATTGGTAATGATCACAAGAGCAAGGAATACATGGGTAAACCGGGCAGTTCTGTCACCCGGTGCCGGTTTTTCCATGAGTGCCTGTATCCGTGCTCTGACCCTTTCTAAACGTGATGGTTCTCTCATATGTCTCTCCTGACCGTTCATTATTCATTTTCCGGACAGGATGGTGCACATAGTGTAATCATTATGCCGGTTTTTTTGCTGACAATTCATCTTCAGGTTTTCTTATCCGTTTATACAGTAAAAAATTCCGGATAAGAGTATC
This window harbors:
- a CDS encoding ion transporter, with the translated sequence MNGQERHMREPSRLERVRARIQALMEKPAPGDRTARFTHVFLALVIITNTVAVIIFTIPSVDASFSFGLNLIITFCLLVFAIEYILRIWSCTSAPTTAKRFSERLRYATGFYQIIDLLSIVPLIFPVFFLSDFALLRGFRLISIFKLGRYARNSTSLDLLKRVVFKKREIFTIMIFFLVFVILFSSTIMYLVENHAQPDKFSSIPAAIWWAMMTVTTVGYGDIYPITPLGKVLGSFITLAGVLLLALPSAILATGFIEERQKNNGDKPDNSEDYLEKSGQMMDLLERAAGLREKGIITDEEYSEIKAGIISEKR